In Candidatus Palauibacter soopunensis, the genomic stretch ACACGAGCGAGATCCGCGCGCGGATCGAGGACCTCTACGCGCTCGGGACGGAGCGCCGAACGCTCACCGTGCTGGCCGGTTCGCTCCCGTCCGCGATGTGGTCTGCACTCAGCCGCTGGACCGAGGGCGGTGCCTGGGGCGCGTTCTTCGACAACCCCCCGGCGGGTGCGACCGACATCGAGTTCCGCGACTGGCAGGTGATCGACCTGGCGGGCGCGGCGGAGCACGCGGACCTGTGCGAGGCGGCGCTCGCCTACCTGCTGGAACGCATGCGGCTTGAGATCGAGGACCCGGCCGAGACCGCGCGGCTCAAGCTGATGGTCGTGGACGAGGCGTGGCGGTACATGCAGGACCCCGCCGTGCTGAACTACCTGGCCGAGGCGGCCAAGACGTGGCGGAAGAAGAACGCCGCGCTCGTGCTCGCGACGCAGTCCGCCGTGGACGTGACGGGGACGCCGGGCGCTTCGGCGCTCCTCGAATCGATCCCCACCAAGCTGTTCCTCGCCAACGCCGAACTGCCCGACGAGGCCGGGGCGCTGTTCCGGCTGAACGAGTCGGAGGTCGCCCGGATCCGGGCGCTGACGCCCAAGCGCGAACTGTATCTCCGCCGCCCGGACGAGGCGGCGGTGCTCCGCCTCGAAGTCGATCCGGAGAGCTACTGGCTCTACACCTCCTCGCCGCTCGACGCCGAGAGGCGCGCCGAAGCCGTGGCGAGGCACGGGCTGGTCCGGGCGCTCGAAGCGCTCGCGGGCCGAACCCATCCCACCCCACCAACCGAGAGGACGTGAACACCATGAAGGCAACTCCAACCGCCGCGATCCTGCTGGGGATCGTCGTAGTCCTGCTGACGCTGCTTCTGACGGTGCTTCCCTGCGATGCCGCCGCGCAGCAAGCGAGCGCGGACGCCACCCTGCTCCGGGTTCCGTTGCCGGAGGACGGCGAAGAGCGGATCCCCCGGCTCCGCGCACGCGTGCGGCATACCACGGTCATCGTGCTTCCGGCCGGGGAGCGCATCCTCGACTTCGTGGCTGGCGACTCCGAGTACTGGCACCTGACCGGCGCGGCGAACGTCGCGTACCTGAAGCCGTTGGCCGAGAACGCGGCGACCAACGTGGCGCTCGTCTGCGAGTCGGGGCGCATCTACTCGTTCCTTGTCTCGGAAAGCGGGGAGAAGCCGCCCCACCTCGTGGTCCGCGTCGAGGCAGGCGCGGATGCGGAGGCCGCGTTTGGCGCTCCCGGGTTCGTCGCCCGGAGCGAGGTCGCCGCCTACCGCGAGATGGCGGCCCAAGCTGTCGAGGCCGCGGGGCTGGCCCGCGAGGAGGCCGAGGCCGGGATCGCCGAGGCACGCGGCTGGGCCGAAGCGGAGATCGAGGCGTTCCGTGCCGCCTACCCCGAGCGGCTGCGGTTCGAGTACCTGCTGGACCGAAAGGCGTCCGAGCGGCCGTTCCGTGTCGAGGCGATGTGGCACGACGGGGAGTTCACCTATCTCCGTTCGCGCGCACAGGAGTCGCCCGCGCTCTACGAACTCCGGGACGGCGAACCGAGCCTGGTCGCGTTCGATCTCACCGAGGACGGCCTCTACGTCGCCCGCCGTGTCTTGGGCGACGGGTGGCTCCAGATCGGCGGTGCGCGGGCCGGGTGGCGGTTCGAGCCGAGGGACGTGCGATGAGCCGCTGGAAGCAGTGGATTAAGGAGCCCAAAGGCGCGCTGCCGGGCGGTGTCGTTACGAAGGTCGGGATCGCTTTGATCACCGTGCTCGTGGCCGGGCTGCTGCTCTCCTCGTCGTTTTCCGGTCCCGATGAGACGACCGAGGGCGTCGCCCCGACGCCGGCGCGGCCCGTGGACGACCGAACGGGCCGGTCGCTCGACGGGCGCTTCAGCGACGAAACCGACCGCCAGAGCCAGCAGG encodes the following:
- a CDS encoding TrbG/VirB9 family P-type conjugative transfer protein, with amino-acid sequence MKATPTAAILLGIVVVLLTLLLTVLPCDAAAQQASADATLLRVPLPEDGEERIPRLRARVRHTTVIVLPAGERILDFVAGDSEYWHLTGAANVAYLKPLAENAATNVALVCESGRIYSFLVSESGEKPPHLVVRVEAGADAEAAFGAPGFVARSEVAAYREMAAQAVEAAGLAREEAEAGIAEARGWAEAEIEAFRAAYPERLRFEYLLDRKASERPFRVEAMWHDGEFTYLRSRAQESPALYELRDGEPSLVAFDLTEDGLYVARRVLGDGWLQIGGARAGWRFEPRDVR